One part of the Humulus lupulus chromosome 9, drHumLupu1.1, whole genome shotgun sequence genome encodes these proteins:
- the LOC133800260 gene encoding uncharacterized protein LOC133800260 translates to MLDLDGIDKRIRNYLTNEVGLEKFTRLYSNNNIYSTMTSNIAESINSAIKEVRELPVTPLVEALRCLVQEWYLKNKNVAASTLTRLPATPDLMIRKRRDDCAQYKAKSSNLVVFTVYDEETPCIVNMEKTTCTCKRFEYDEMPCSHAMTVIIKRNLNCYDYVSYYYTNEAYMATYEDSVMPLGDQHSWEIPAELTQHEVLPPLTKRPVGRPKQTRYKAFSEYKVHNICGRCGGKGHNKRTCKNEPVMKTTNKEKKV, encoded by the exons ATGCTTGATCTTGATGGAATTGATAAGCGTATACGTAATTACTTAACAAATGAAGTTGGTTTGGAGAAATTCACAAGACTGTATAGTAACAACAACATATACTCAACCATGACATCCAACATTGCTGAATCAATTAATTCGGCAATAAAAGAGGTTAGAGAATTACCGGTGACACCGTTGGTTGAAGCATTGAGGTGTTTGGTACAAGAATGGTATCTAAAGAACAAGAATGTAGCAGCATCTACTTTGACAAGGTTGCCTGCTACACCAGACTTAATGATTCGAAAAAGGAGAGATGATTGTGCACAATACAAG GCTAAATCATCGAATCTAGTTGTGTTCACTGTTTATGATGAGGAAACACCCTGCATTGTAAACATGGAGAAAACAACATGCACCTGTAAGAGATTTGAGTATGATGAAATGCCTTGTTCCCATGCAATGACAGTCATCATAAAGAGAAATCTAAATTGTTATGATTATGTCTCATACTACTACACAAATGAAGCATACATGGCAACTTATGAAGACTCAGTAATGCCATTAGGAGATCAACATTCATGGGAAATACCTGCAGAACTAACACAACATGAAGTTTTACCACCATTGACTAAACGTCCAGTAGGAAGGCCGAAACAAACTAGGTATAAAGCTTTCAGTGAGTATAAAGTACATAATATATGTGGTCGTTGCGGCGGTAAGGGCCACAACAAGAGAACATGCAAAAATGAACCAGTAATGAAGACTACCAATAAGGAGAAGAAAGTTTGA